Genomic DNA from Telopea speciosissima isolate NSW1024214 ecotype Mountain lineage chromosome 2, Tspe_v1, whole genome shotgun sequence:
ATACTACATTTTGTACAAACAAGGAGAATAGGccttttggtactttttttggatttaaCCATCATAGAGGAGTCGTTGTATTTGGGGCAGTACTTTTATATGATGAGACTGCTGAATCGTTTAAATGGTTGTTTGAGGCGTTCTTGGAAAGTCATGGGCAAAAGAAGCCTATAACATTTTTTACAGATCAAAATGCTACAATGGCAAAGGCAatttcagaggtgtttcctggAACATGGCATGGTTTGTGTGCTTGGCATTTAATGCAAAATGGGATTGAACATCTAGGTAACTTAATGAAGGACGGATCAAGCTTTCTATTAGATCTGAAAAAGTGTATATATCATTATGAGGAGGAAGTACAATTTGAGACTGCATGGAAACAATTAAGGATTGAGTATCATGTTGAAAATAGTTCATGGTTAGATCATATTTATGGACATAAACAAAAGTGGGCCAGATGTTATATGAAGAATACATTTACAGGAGGTATGCGAAGTACACAGCTAAGTGAAAGTATAAATGTTGACTTGAAGGATTATACAAAGTCTACTTTAGACATTGTACAATTTTTTCAGCATTTTGAAAGGGTAGTCAATGATAAGCGTGCTAATGAATTGAATGCTGAATTTGAGGCACGAAATAAGTTCCCAAGAAACTTGTTCCCCCACACACCCATTATGAAACAGGCAAGAGAAGTATATACTCCTTCAATCTTCGGCTTTTTTCACGATGAGTATACATTGGCTAGTTATTGCTACATAAAGTGGAGGAATGAAAGTAATAGTTTGCATGAGTATGGTGTTGGTATTCTTGATTTAGAGGTGGAATTTAAAGTTGAGTGTAATCCATCCGAGTCTATGGTTAAATGTAGTTGTAGGAAATTTGAGACATTTGGCATTTTATGTCATcatgttttgaaaattttaaactttttagATATCAAGTTTATTCCTGAAGCATATGTTTTGAGTAGATGGACACGTGCAGCAAGAAGCATGGCAGTGGAAGATAGCAAGGGAATACAAGTTGAGGAAGATGTTATTTTGGATTCTACACAGCGTTATAGAATTCTTTGTCGTAAACTATTACACATTGCATCACAGGCATCCAATACAGTAGAGGGATATGCATTGGTGAACAATGTTGCTAGTGATTTGTGTAAACAATTAGACAATTTTGTCAATCATGCCCCAGATCCAAATCAAGATGAGTCAACTAAGGTACTTTCTACTCATTTtggtttttgtaattttaacatCTTTGCTTCACTTTTGTGATTAACATTTTGCTATATTATATGGAATACAGGGGTCATTTGAGCATACTACATGTTCCTCCCAAGCCTCCACAACTATAGTATTGCTTTAATAACTTAAGTATCTGCTGAGATAGGGTATGAAAACATGAAAATTTCTTATTTATGTTTAATTGCTTCATTGAGAATCTTCTGGCATTGAATTACCAATGATAGTTATACTGTTTAAGCTTCATTTCCTTCTTGAGCATAAGTCATTGATGTATCCATTATGATTTTTTCCAGTGATTCCTTTGGTGTAGGTGAATGTTGATCTATTTGCCTCCCAACCTGCCTTTCCTTCTGCACTTGCTGCTTCAATGGTGGACTTATTTGTTGCTCCAAATCTAGTCTTGGAGGCTGAAAGCGAATCTTCAAATCTTGAGAATTAATTAACCCCTTGCCATCTCCCAAACCAGATttttgtaatggttttatttttcttatcagGACTGCATAGTTACACAAAAtaggttgtttttttttaaggttagCCCCATATCAAGGGTGTATCAACTAGTTGGCCTCTGTTGTAATTGTCAAAGGAGTTTGTTTTATCTTTCAGAATTTCAGTTGCTTTTAAGGAGATTATGGTTCTTACACCATGGATAGATGTCAGGTTAAAGATTGTCAGCCCTTCTGCCTTGCTTCACAAGTGTTTTAATTTATTCATAAATAGTTACATCTCCGAATTCTCTACAGCTCTTGCCTCTGCCTACAAAAACGAAGGAAAAGATGGACAGAAAGGGAGGagttggggtggggggagggggggggggaggaggaggagattaTGGTTCTTTCACCAATAAGATAATAGAAAAGGAAGCTTGAAAATGAATTCGAGCCCCACTAAGCCTACCACCCCTAAAGTACAGTTGAAGTCCCAGCTTCCCTGCAGATCTCAATGACGCGACTGCACCAACCACACTGCTGCTGCACGCCTCCTATGCTCACCACTCATCTATGCTCTTGCAGCATGTCCCCTTCGGGCATTACGGCTTTCATAGTATGTGAAAAATATACATATCAGCCAACTCACAGTGCATCTTTTATCCCCCTtccccaaaattttgaatttgaagtaacTTAAAACAGGCATCAAATTCATGAAATGAAGAGGCCTCTACGCAAACATATATTATTAGAAGAACATATACATACAGTAAGCCTTGTGGACATGGTCCCTTCAATGTTTGGTCTCTAACAGTCTAGGTGAGTTAAAACATCCAGTTACTACCCATCTAATCTTTATGATCCCAAACTCattaagaaaaggaagaaaacataTATACGCATACAAATAAGTACTCTAAACAAGACTTAACTGAGAATCCAAAGTGATCACAAACCTTCCCTAAGCAAAAAAACAGAGTACATCatatcaaaaagaaagaagattgtTTTTCTTAATTCTCCACATCAATCAAGTTTCTATGATAAGACAAAGAATGATCTATATTTAAGCAAATGACCATTAAGTTAGAGTTGAAAGGATTTAAAATTAAAGTATAATACACATATTACAGAATAATATGTTCTCATGCATTTTACACAACAGACGATGAATAATGTCAAGGACTTATTTTCAACCCCCTCTTTCCCTCTAAAAGAAATAGTGTTAAGCCCTTTTATAAGATTAAAGACCTCCATCACAGTCATTTGTTTATCCGCCGAGCCTTTAATGGCTCCTCTCAAGTATCGTTCGATATAATCCTTAGACTTTGTTTGCTTTGCATCCATATCCGGGTTTGTACGTAGTTGTCCCACTGTGAGATGAGCTCTTCTGTGATTGACTTGTGTTCGATATAATCCTTAGACTTTGTTTTCTTTGCATCCATATCCGGGTTTGTAGTCGTCCCACTATGAGACGAACTTCCCATATCTTTTATTGAAAAGGAAGGGTCCCCCCTTCTGTGACTGACTTGTGTTCGATCCACTTGAACATTCCACAACTATGGTTACCATCCTGTATGTAAGGTAAATGGACTTACTAAAAAAACAGAATATATTCCTAGATTATAAGTTACAAAATGAAGCACAAAAAAATTGACTATTTGATTCATAGTCTTACCCCGTCGATGTTGGGCAGCACCAAAACTTCTTTGAATACCTAATCTTGCATTGTCCTTGACCACAACTATACATGCGCATATTAGGTATTCGAAGAAGCAACCATTTTTGGGGCCCCACTGTGAGACCAACTTCCCATAGAAGAAGAACTAATGGAGCAGTCAGGGCAACGCAGCAAAAGCAATGGGTGAATCCTTCTAGGACAAGAACAGAGACCATAAAAATAGAACCAGAATAAGTTTGAGTTGAAAAATATATAACAAGGAAAACAGAAGTCAATAGAGGGGGCGACATGGCAagatttgtgtgtgtgtgtgagagagagaaagagagagagaggcacaaAAACAGAGAATCCATTCAACCCATACTGAAGACCTGTTTGGTCATTGGTGACCAAAACAACAGTGTTCCTTCCTGATATCAAGTTTGAGATCAGTTTCACTTCATGTCCAAGAAATTGTGTCCTTTTTAATCCATTCAATTGGTCAAGAAATGTAAAATCAAGCGTATTCGTTAAAAACAATCCTCTTATTGATTTACAAAGCCTCTGTAATTTTCTTTAGAGTTATATTGACATTTGAAGGAAACCATAATCAGCTAACAAGTGTGCATACAATATCTGATTCCATGTATCAGGAACTCCAGGCAAACACCAGTGGATGCAATCAGCATAAGTATTTGGATTAGCTCTTTCTTCACTTGTCAATAGCTTTCCTCTTCGTTCGGTGTACACCGATGTATGTCCATCCTTCCGAAACTCTGACAATTGGGTGATATTTAGGAAGGTCACTTCCACCTTCAATTCCCGTAAGACATCATGCAATATTCCCATAATTTCATGACTTGAGCCAGTTCCCCAATATGGACCTTGGATGGGATAAGACTCATTGAAACAGTTTCCAAGCCCTCCAGTTTTCCACTCCCAATTCCTGCAAAAAATCAATCATTTAGTGCTTGTTACACAATGCTACCTTTATATTCTTTGATGATCTTATTTTTCTTGAATACCCTTTAACTGATTTAGTGAGACTCACCATAAATGTGTCGGCGACAAACTCATAAAGAAGACCCTTTGCTTACGAGTATCAATGCTGGATTCTAACCAGCTTGCCCAAGTTCTTAGTGCTAATCTATATGCAGTAGTAACATTATACTCTTGGATATCAGAGTCAAAACCATTTCTGTAAAATGAATATAAGTATGATCAAATGTGAACAAGTAAGGATCAAATAGATTTTACATTAACAGTAGTACTAAGGGAGGCTATGCTTACGTAGCGTTGATGATGGGCTTGTACATCCACCATACATAGCTTTCGAACACTAGCACATCTGCTCCCTCCCAATGTCTGCTGTGTTTGGCAATGGAGTCAAGCTTGACTAATCTCTCTTGCACGCTGTGTTTCGTGGCATGATCTGAAATGGACTCCACAAGGAATGGAGCCCAGTAGAACTCAATCGAGGCATTGTACTCCTGAAAACTGATAACCAAACCTGAGAATGAAATTGATTTATCCAAAtgatcatattttattttttaccaacTTAAGATCATTATATTAGGATAGTTATAGTGGCTGTGTGTGCAAATTGTTAATTACTCTGGTCTGGAGTGAATTCCAGCACCAATGAATCAAATGAAGAAAGGAGATCATTCATTAGACAGCACAGGGAGATTACCATATCAATGTAAGCCACACATGATGTCCTCTAGAGAACTAGGCCATGGGGTAACATGTTAACAGAGCAACATTACACATGGATAAAAAGGTGGAAGTTGATGTTACCTCTGCTCTGAAAATCTTCATGGAAGGTTTTCTGTGAATGGATTTCTTCCCATCAGGAATGACAGATTGAACAAGACAGACCATTGATTGGTGCTGGCTTCGATGAATTGAATCCCCTATGAACATTAGTC
This window encodes:
- the LOC122651024 gene encoding protein FAR1-RELATED SEQUENCE 5-like, coding for MEERRGEEKWVMDNPIGTLDKGIGLDDENKPKIDMLFNSENEAFDFYNSYGGRLGFSVRKEYANKSKKDKSTITSRRFACNKKGRRQKDKRAIGIKNPQAETRSDCPARMGIMILENGIYQCHDFVENHNHELHLLSTTHMLRSQRKVSDIQAFEIDLADVSGIRANHCNYLRSKRQRDLCYGEAESLLCYFGKQTRLNPSFTYGLQLDIDEKITNIFWADARMLIDYALFGDVVTFDTTFCTNKENRPFGTFFGFNHHRGVVVFGAVLLYDETAESFKWLFEAFLESHGQKKPITFFTDQNATMAKAISEVFPGTWHGLCAWHLMQNGIEHLGNLMKDGSSFLLDLKKCIYHYEEEVQFETAWKQLRIEYHVENSSWLDHIYGHKQKWARCYMKNTFTGGMRSTQLSESINVDLKDYTKSTLDIVQFFQHFERVVNDKRANELNAEFEARNKFPRNLFPHTPIMKQAREVYTPSIFGFFHDEYTLASYCYIKWRNESNSLHEYGVGILDLEVEFKVECNPSESMVKCSCRKFETFGILCHHVLKILNFLDIKFIPEAYVLSRWTRAARSMAVEDSKGIQVEEDVILDSTQRYRILCRKLLHIASQASNTVEGYALVNNVASDLCKQLDNFVNHAPDPNQDESTKVNVDLFASQPAFPSALAASMVDLFVAPNLVLEAESESSNLEN
- the LOC122649941 gene encoding protein trichome birefringence-like 31 encodes the protein MTTPPSSPHRQILSIFPFALASLLLIGSTRLILENSKQGHSLLLFPPDDAILSIESGEQSSWAANFSGGGSVVLDECNVFDGKWVFDNASYPLYTDESCPYLSPQVTCQKNGRPDSLYQNWMWKPSGCELPRFDALKLLEILRNKRLMFIGDSIHRSQHQSMVCLVQSVIPDGKKSIHRKPSMKIFRAEEYNASIEFYWAPFLVESISDHATKHSVQERLVKLDSIAKHSRHWEGADVLVFESYVWWMYKPIINATNGFDSDIQEYNVTTAYRLALRTWASWLESSIDTRKQRVFFMSLSPTHLWNWEWKTGGLGNCFNESYPIQGPYWGTGSSHEIMGILHDVLRELKVEVTFLNITQLSEFRKDGHTSVYTERRGKLLTSEERANPNTYADCIHWCLPGVPDTWNQILYAHLLADYGFLQMSI